Below is a genomic region from Paenibacillus rhizovicinus.
GGGCTTTACGCGAAGGCGCGCTCCGGCGAGATCCAGCATTTCACGGGCGTTTCGGACCCTTACGAGGAGCCGCTGAATCCGAATATCACGCTGTGCACGTCAAGCGCCCCGCTGGACGAGAACGTGCAGACGGTGCTGGCCTATCTGGATCAGAAGAAGCACCGCTTCCATCATCAGCCCGGAAAGGACGCGATCTAACATGAAAATCATCCTGATCTCGCTAGACACGCTCCGGGCTTCGAGGATGAGCGGCTACGGTTACGGGAAACGGACCAGTCCGCATATGGACCGGATCGCGAGAGACGGCGTTCTGTTCGAGCGCGCTTATGCGGCGGACATTCCGACGGAAGTGGCGCACACGGGCGTTTTCACGGGCAAAATCGGCCTGACGACCGGCGTCGTCTCCCACGGCTCCGACTTGACGCATTTGCCGAAGTCGGTGGAATGGCTGCCGAATCTGCTGCGCGGCGCCGGCTTCACGACAGGGGCCGTCGACAATCTGTATCAGCTCAAGGAATGGTTCGCCCGCGGCTTCAACTATTACATCAACACCGTCGGCGGCAACCGCTGGATCGACGGCAGCACGATCAACGGGCTCGCGCTGCCGTGGATCGAACAGCATAAGGACGAATCGTTCTTCCTGTTCCTGCATTATTGGGATGCGCATACGCCGTATTTGCCTCCGGCCTCCTACGTTCCGGAGTTTTACGATGCATCGAAAGATCCGTTCGACCCCGCGAATGCGAGCATGGAGCCGGCCTACAACCATACCGCTTATCCGTTCTTCAAGCATCATCACTACGATCTCGTCGGCCGCGTGACGGATACCGATTATTACGACGCGCTGTACGATGCGGAAATTCGATATTTGGACGATCGCTTGAAGGAACTCGACGATCACTTAGCGAAACTTGGTATACAGGAAGAAACGCTCCTCGTCCTGTTCGGCGATCATGGCGAAAGCTTGACGGAGCATGACATCTACTGGGATCATTGCGGACTCTACGAACCGACGGTCCATGTGCCGCTCATTATGCGCTGGCCGGGACGGATTCCCGCCGGCAGAAGAGTGCCTGGACTCGTCCAACAGGCGGATATCCTCCCGACATTGCTGGATGCCGTGCGCCGCGAAACGCCGGCCGGCATCGCCGGCGACAAGCTGGCCGATCCGGCCGGTTTGGACGGCAAAAGCTTGTGGAGCGCGATCGAAGGGACGTCCGACGGCACGCGCGAATCGTTGTACTTGAGCGAATGCGCCTGGCAGGCGGCCCGCGCGATCCGCAACGATCGCTACAAGCTGATCGTTACGTACGACGCAGGCCCGTTCCGCAGGCCGCCGCGCGAGCTGTACGATTTGTCCGCGGACCCGCAGGAAACCGTCAATCTGGCCGAGACCAGACCGGATATCGCGGATGCGCTGGAGAGCCAGCTGAACGCGTTCGTGGCGAAGAAGCTGGACGGCAAGCCGGATCCGATGCAGGAGCAGCTGACCCGAAGAGGGCTTCCTTTCCGCAGGCGCATCGAACAAATCTTGAACGCCGCCGGGCTGACATGGGAGCAGTGGGAACGCAATCCGGACCGCGCCGTCTTCGATCGCGCGACCGCCGGCATGCAAGGCCATTAACGCCGGTATACGGAGCCGTTATTTGCGCTTGTCAGACACATCGCAGAGGTGGTCGCGCATGAGAGAAAATATTTTGTCCAGCAACAATTACATGAAATCGGAATTTCCGTTCTGGATTACCCGCACGAGCCAAGGCAACATTCTGGAGCATGGCCATGAATTCGTGGAGCTGGTGTTCGTCGTCCGCGGCAAAGGCATGCATCTGTTCCACGGCTCGCGTTACGAGATCCAGACGGGGGACGTGTTCATCATCAATCCGGGGGAAACGCATGCATATGAAGTCGAGCCCGGCGGGCAGATGGAAATCGTCAACTGCCTGTTCATGCCTTCTTTTATTCCGGACGCGCTGCTGGCCGAGCTCGAAATCACCGATTCCATGGATTATTTCTACGTGCATCCCTTTCTGACCCACGATATGCGGTTCAATCACCATTTGAATTTGAAGGGCCAGGAAGCCGTCCACGTGTTGGCCTTGTTGGAAGGCATGATCCGCGAGATTAACGCTTGTTCCACGGGACATAAAACGATCATCCGCCTGCAGCTGATTGAGCTGCTCGTGTTGT
It encodes:
- a CDS encoding sulfatase family protein gives rise to the protein MKIILISLDTLRASRMSGYGYGKRTSPHMDRIARDGVLFERAYAADIPTEVAHTGVFTGKIGLTTGVVSHGSDLTHLPKSVEWLPNLLRGAGFTTGAVDNLYQLKEWFARGFNYYINTVGGNRWIDGSTINGLALPWIEQHKDESFFLFLHYWDAHTPYLPPASYVPEFYDASKDPFDPANASMEPAYNHTAYPFFKHHHYDLVGRVTDTDYYDALYDAEIRYLDDRLKELDDHLAKLGIQEETLLVLFGDHGESLTEHDIYWDHCGLYEPTVHVPLIMRWPGRIPAGRRVPGLVQQADILPTLLDAVRRETPAGIAGDKLADPAGLDGKSLWSAIEGTSDGTRESLYLSECAWQAARAIRNDRYKLIVTYDAGPFRRPPRELYDLSADPQETVNLAETRPDIADALESQLNAFVAKKLDGKPDPMQEQLTRRGLPFRRRIEQILNAAGLTWEQWERNPDRAVFDRATAGMQGH
- a CDS encoding AraC family transcriptional regulator; the protein is MRENILSSNNYMKSEFPFWITRTSQGNILEHGHEFVELVFVVRGKGMHLFHGSRYEIQTGDVFIINPGETHAYEVEPGGQMEIVNCLFMPSFIPDALLAELEITDSMDYFYVHPFLTHDMRFNHHLNLKGQEAVHVLALLEGMIREINACSTGHKTIIRLQLIELLVLLSRYYTLMPQNRSHPSPRQLDRELTAKRIYGYLERNYEKKITLQSLSTLFNSSIRQLNRLMREEYDRSVFEVLHEVRIERAKHLLLETDEKVIVVATMVGYEDQSFFNRLFVRHVGCSPSHYRSTG